One genomic segment of Natrononativus amylolyticus includes these proteins:
- a CDS encoding DUF6684 family protein: MSRSAFDAEMALDLAVNLIPLGILVFFIGLYALVNPWGIDPLRSTLQFAIIGFTAVGLALVTYVAARAIEGDPRTRGDSSRR; this comes from the coding sequence ATGAGTCGGAGCGCGTTCGACGCCGAGATGGCACTCGACCTCGCGGTCAACCTCATTCCGCTGGGGATCCTCGTCTTCTTCATCGGACTGTACGCGCTCGTCAACCCGTGGGGGATCGACCCGCTCAGAAGCACGCTCCAGTTCGCGATCATCGGGTTCACCGCGGTCGGTCTGGCACTCGTCACGTACGTCGCCGCCCGAGCGATCGAAGGCGACCCCCGGACCCGGGGCGACTCGAGCCGACGTTAG
- a CDS encoding DUF309 domain-containing protein: MDDHTRDPTVGAPDGDPTGWLESAGRWEHGTLRRATIHGVRLFNSGAYHESHDCFEDEWYNYGRGTCESMFLHGMVQVAAGAYKRIDFENDDGMRSLFRTALQYFHGVPRDFYGVDVLEVRTTLTNALEEPERIDGWQIPLDGRVPAARDVDFAYAAGLE, encoded by the coding sequence ATGGACGACCACACCCGCGACCCTACCGTCGGCGCCCCCGACGGGGACCCGACGGGGTGGCTCGAGTCGGCGGGTCGCTGGGAGCACGGCACCTTACGCCGGGCGACGATCCACGGCGTTCGGCTGTTCAACAGCGGCGCGTACCACGAGAGCCACGACTGCTTCGAGGACGAGTGGTACAACTACGGGCGGGGAACCTGCGAGAGCATGTTCCTCCACGGGATGGTCCAGGTCGCAGCGGGCGCCTACAAGCGTATCGACTTCGAGAACGACGACGGAATGCGTTCGCTGTTTCGCACTGCTCTCCAGTACTTCCACGGCGTGCCGCGGGACTTCTACGGCGTCGACGTCCTCGAGGTGCGAACGACGCTCACGAACGCCCTCGAGGAGCCCGAACGCATCGACGGCTGGCAGATTCCCCTCGACGGACGGGTTCCGGCGGCTCGAGACGTCGATTTCGCGTACGCCGCCGGCCTCGAGTAA